In one window of Leptospira sp. WS92.C1 DNA:
- a CDS encoding ornithine carbamoyltransferase, whose translation MSESNVKHLISWEDWSDSEILDLLNFAIHVKKNRVNYAGHLSGRSLAMLFQKTSTRTRVSFEVAMTEMGGHGIYLDWMASNFQLSDIDLEARYLSRNVSVIMARLKKHEDLLAMRNGSQVPVINGCDNMFHPCQSLADIMTIALDKPERPLGQVRLTYIGVHNNVVNSLIGITAALGIHLTLVTPIAEKENLHESTIERAKSKGTLSWESNLENAVKNADYVYTDTWLDMEFFNDPSYADKKQKRMELMMPYQINSSLMEKTNARVMHDMPIHAGYEITRDVVLSPRSIIFQQAENRLDAQKAVILKLLEA comes from the coding sequence ATGTCTGAAAGTAACGTGAAACATCTTATCTCCTGGGAAGATTGGTCGGATTCGGAAATCCTGGACTTGCTGAACTTTGCGATTCACGTCAAAAAGAATCGAGTCAACTACGCAGGTCATCTCAGCGGCCGTTCCCTCGCCATGCTCTTTCAGAAAACTTCCACAAGAACCCGCGTATCTTTCGAAGTCGCGATGACCGAAATGGGCGGTCACGGTATCTATTTGGATTGGATGGCTTCCAACTTTCAACTTTCCGATATCGATCTGGAAGCGAGATATCTTTCCAGAAACGTTTCCGTCATCATGGCCCGTCTCAAAAAACATGAAGATTTATTAGCGATGCGGAACGGTTCTCAGGTCCCGGTGATCAACGGCTGCGACAATATGTTTCATCCCTGTCAGTCTCTCGCGGATATCATGACGATTGCTCTGGATAAACCCGAACGTCCGCTAGGTCAGGTACGTCTTACTTATATCGGCGTTCATAATAACGTGGTCAATTCTCTCATCGGAATCACCGCGGCTCTCGGAATTCATCTGACCCTTGTGACCCCGATCGCAGAAAAAGAAAATCTTCACGAAAGCACCATCGAAAGAGCCAAGTCCAAGGGAACCCTTTCCTGGGAATCCAATCTGGAAAACGCAGTCAAAAACGCGGACTATGTTTACACGGACACTTGGCTGGACATGGAATTTTTCAACGATCCTTCGTATGCGGATAAGAAACAGAAAAGAATGGAATTGATGATGCCGTATCAGATCAATTCCTCTCTCATGGAAAAAACGAACGCGAGAGTCATGCACGATATGCCGATCCATGCCGGATATGAAATCACGCGGGACGTGGTCCTATCTCCCCGCTCGATCATCTTTCAGCAGGCAGAGAATCGACTCGACGCTCAAAAAGCCGTCATTCTAAAACTTCTCGAGGCGTAA